One genomic segment of Gossypium arboreum isolate Shixiya-1 chromosome 3, ASM2569848v2, whole genome shotgun sequence includes these proteins:
- the LOC108476436 gene encoding novel plant SNARE 13: MATTELQMSPQLEQIHGEIRDLFRALSNGFQRLDKMKDSNRQSKQLEELTGKMRECKRLIKEFDREIKDEESKNPPEVNKQLNDEKQSMIKELNSYVAMRKTYMNTLGNKKIELFDMGAGVSEPTADENVKMASSMSNQELVDHGMKTMDETDQAIERSKKVVEQTIEVGTQTAGTLKGQTDQMGRIVNELDTIQFSIKKASQLVKEIGRQVATDKCIMLFLFLIVCGVIAIIVVKIVNPNNKDVRDIPGLAPPAPSRRLLYLRDPQ; the protein is encoded by the exons ATGGCCACCACGGAGTTGCAGATGAGTCCTCAGTTGGAGCAGATCCACGGCGAAATCCGGGATCTTTTCCGTGCTCTTTC AAATGGCTTCCAGAGACTGGATAAGATGAAAGATTCCAATAGGCAAAGCAAACAGCTGGAAGAGCTTACTGGCAAGATGAGGGAATGTAAAAG ATTAATCAAGGAGTTTGATCGTGAAATTAAAGATGAGGAAAGCAAAAATCCTCCCGAAGTGAACAAGCAACTCAATGATGAGAAGCAGTCTATG ATCAAAGAACTGAATTCGTATGTAGCTATGAGGAAAAC ATACATGAATACCCTTGGTAACAAGAAAATTGAACTCTTTGATATGGGAGCTGGAGTCAGTGAACCTACAGCTGATGAAAATGTTAAAATGGCATCAT CAATGTCAAACCAAGAGCTTGTTGATCATGGGATGAAGACAATGGATGAGACTGATCAGGCCATTGAACGCTCAAAAAAG GTTGTTGAACAAACAATTGAAGTAGGAACTCAAACTGCTGGTACTCTAAAAGGACAA ACTGATCAAATGGGCCGTATTGTAAATGAGCTGGATACAATTCAGTTTTCAATTAAGAAGGCCTCCCAGCTGGTGAAGGAGATTGGTAGGCAG GTAGCCACTGATAAATGCATCATGCTATTTCTTTTTCTTATCGTATGCGGTGTTATAGCCATCATAGTTGTGAAG ATTGTGAATCCGAACAACAAAGATGTCAGAGATATTCCAGGATTGGCACCTCCAGCACCTTCGAGGAGATTGTTATATCTAAGGGACCCGCAGTAA
- the LOC108475922 gene encoding uncharacterized protein LOC108475922, whose amino-acid sequence MNAKRKRPDTISDSVTEQERIVHEVIRSKQDMGISQQDMKREINLHSNLIAKCIKSLVSKNLIKEVKNIHSRRQKHYMSAEFEPSNEITGGAWYVEGSLDKEYINVLKEQCWRKIYGLKVATLEGIADAIKRSNVSQIELSKQQVEEIVKALVLDNEVMEVRSTGTGEFASIPVGKACYKCAGKRGYGGEPKLGALASIPCGVCPQISRCTPDGIISPITCEYYKKWLEF is encoded by the coding sequence ATGAATGCGAAAAGGAAACGCCCGGATACGATTTCTGATTCTGTAACAGAACAAGAACGAATTGTTCATGAAGTAATCCGAAGCAAACAAGACATGGGAATATCGCAACAAGACATGAAACGCGAAATTAATCTTCACAGCAACCTAATCGCCAAATGTATTAAGTCACTGGTATCTAAGAATCTCATAAAAGAAGTGAAAAACATCCACAGCCGGAGACAGAAGCATTATATGTCCGCGGAGTTTGAGCCTTCCAATGAAATAACTGGTGGGGCATGGTATGTTGAAGGTAGCCTTGACAAGGAGTACATTAATGTTTTGAAAGAGCAGTGTTGGAGGAAGATTTATGGTTTGAAAGTTGCTACTTTGGAAGGGATTGCGGATGCTATCAAGAGGAGCAATGTTTCGCAGATTGAGTTGTCGAAACAGCAGGTTGAAGAGATTGTGAAGGCTTTGGTTTTGGATAATGAGGTTATGGAAGTGAGAAGTACTGGAACGGGGGAGTTTGCGTCGATTCCAGTTGGGAAAGCTTGCTATAAATGTGCTGGTAAGAGAGGTTATGGAGGAGAACCCAAGCTTGGTGCCTTGGCTTCCATTCCTTGTGGAGTTTGTCCACAGATAAGTCGTTGCACCCCTGATGGAATAATCTCTCCCATCACCTGTGAATATTACAAGAAATGGTTAGAGTTTTAG
- the LOC108475920 gene encoding probable receptor-like protein kinase At5g18500 translates to MASDLNKTLSKEYIGLQLWVLIVICLGVVFLVILSISLWLSFRKKSRRANVMLPLTQVPYVSEEIKEIRVDQASANNGNTLNEKFSDKGSEKGLFNVDNGEDSGQSGSFNHVDKDVKGSQPGEDGATGAVSTYRPSSNPLTAPSPLSGLPEFSRLGWGHWFTLRDLHLATNRFSKDNIIGDGGYGVVYRGNLINGTPVAVKKLLNNPGQADKDFRVEVEAIGHVRHKNLVRLLGYCIEGTQRLLVYEYVNNGNLEQWLRGDMSDKGYLTWEARIKILLGTAKALAYLHEAIEPKVVHRDIKSSNILIDDNFDAKISDFGLAKLLGDGKSFITTRVMGTFGYVAPEYANSGLLNEKSDVYSFGVVLLEAITGRYPIDYGRPQPEVNMVEWLKMMVQLRRSEEVVDPNIETRPSTSALKRALLTALRCVDPDADKRPKMSQVARMLEAEEYPLPREDRRRRRNQSVNSDADTQRKNSDADRSDDPDLRLESGMHHHP, encoded by the exons ATGGCCTCTGATCTGAACAAAACTCTGTCAAAAGAGTACATTGGTCTGCAATTGTGGGTTCTTATTGTAATTTGCTTAGGAGTGGTATTCTTAGTTATCCTTAGCATATCATTGTGGCTTAGTTTTCGGAAGAAATCGAGAAGGGCTAATGTGATGCTTCCTCTCACCCAAGTTCCATATGTTTCAGAGGAAATTAAAGAGATAAGAGTTGATCAAGCTTCTGCAAACAATGGTAACACCCTTAATGAGAAATTTAGTGACAAAGGTTCGGAGAAGGGTTTGTTTAATGTAGATAATGGAGAGGATAGCGGTCAGTCAGGTTCTTTTAATCATGTAGATAAAGATGTTAAAGGATCTCAACCAGGAGAAGACGGAGCTACTGGGGCAGTATCTACATACAGGCCTTCTTCAAATCCTTTGACAGCTCCTTCACCTTTGTCTGGCCTGCCTGAATTTTCGCGCCTAGGCTGGGGTCATTGGTTCACTCTCAGGGACCTACACCTTGCAACTAACCGGTTTTCAAAGGATAATATTATTGGTGATGGTGGATATGGAGTTGTTTATAGAGGCAATCTGATTAACGGGACTCCTGTAGCCGTCAAAAAGCTTCTTAACAATCC cgGACAAGCTGACAAGGATTTCAGGGTGGAAGTTGAAGCCATTGGTCACGTGCGGCATAAAAACTTAGTTCGTCTTCTTGGGTACTGTATCGAGGGCACACAAAG GTTGTTGGTTTATGAATACGTCAATAACGGCAATTTGGAGCAATGGCTCCGTGGAGATATGTCTGACAAGGGATATCTTACCTGGGAGGCTCGCATAAAGATTCTTCTTGGCACCGCCAAGGC GCTGGCATATTTGCACGAGGCCATTGAACCAAAAGTCGTGCATAGGGACATAAAATCAAGTAATATACTGATTGATGACAACTTTGATGCAAAGATATCCGATTTTGGTCTGGCCAAATTGCTAGGTGATGGGAAAAGTTTTATCACAACTCGAGTTATGGGTACCTTTGG TTATGTTGCTCCAGAGTATGCAAACTCTGGGCTCCTGAATGAGAAGAGTGATGTTTATAGCTTTGGCGTTGTGCTCTTAGAAGCAATTACTGGAAGATACCCAATTGATTATGGTCGCCCTCAGCCTGAG GTAAATATGGTCGAGTGGTTAAAGATGATGGTTCAACTCAGACGCTCAGAAGAAGTAGTTGACCCAAACATTGAGACTAGACCATCAACTAGTGCTCTTAAACGGGCTCTTTTAACTGCTTTGAGATGTGTTGATCCCGATGCTGATAAAAGACCTAAGATGAGTCAGGTTGCTCGCATGCTTGAAGCAGAAGAGTATCCTCTTCCTCGAGAG GATAGAAGACGCAGAAGGAATCAATCAGTTAATTCAGATGCCGATACACAGAGGAAAAACTCTGATGCAGACCGGAGTGATGATCCAGATTTGAGGTTGGAGAGCGGAATGCACCATCACCCTTAG
- the LOC108475921 gene encoding pto-interacting protein 1 isoform X2, with product MSALPGKRIQSILNYVQVANSDQTLQTHSLYVFADFQGKRNMSCFSCCEEDDIHKASGNGSFMANTPASNTGGYGYKAREAVTRDPRPVTIQPIAIPAITVDELKEMTDNFSMKSLIGEGSYGRVYYGILKSGKAAAIKKLDSSKQPEQEFLAQVSMVSRLKDENVVQLLGYCVDGSLRFLAYEYASNGSLHDRLHGKKGVKGAQPGPVLSWTQRVKIAYGAAKGLEYLHEKAHPHIIHRDIKSSNLLLFDDDVAKIADFDLSNQAPDATARLHSTRVLGTFGYHAPEYAMTGTLSSKSDVYSFGVILLELLTGRKPVDHTLPRGQQSLVTWATPKLSEDKVKQCVDGRLNGEYPPKALAKLAAVAALCVQYEADFRPNMSIVVKALQPLLNPTRPATTSRAYGER from the exons ATGTCTGCCCTGCCTGGTAAACGAATCCAGTCTATTCTAAACTATGTTCAAGTCGCAAATTCAGACCAAACTCTGCAAACACACAGCCTTTACGTCTTCGCTGACTTTCAAG GAAAAAGAAACATGAGTTGCTTTAGCTGTTGTGAAGAAGATGACATCCATAAAGCTTCTGGAAATGGGTCGTTCATGGCGAATACCCCCGCAA GCAATACCGGAGGATATGGATATAAAGCAAGGGAAGCTGTAACAAGGGACCCACGGCCTGTTACTATTCAACCTATTGCCATCCCTGCAATAACGGTGGATGAGCTAAAGGAAATGACTGATAATTTCAGTATGAAATCCTTAATTGGTGAGGGCTCTTATGGAAGAGTATATTATGGCATTCTAAAGAGTGGGAAGGCTGCAGCCATCAAAAAGTTGGACTCGAGTAAGCAACCGGAACAAGAATTCTTAGCGCAG GTCTCCATGGTTTCGAGATTAAAAGACGAAAATGTTGTTCAGCTTCTTGGTTATTGTGTTGATGGATCCCTCCGTTTCCTGGCGTATGAGTATGCCTCTAATGGATCACTCCATGATAGACTTCATG GGAAGAAAGGTGTGAAAGGAGCTCAGCCAGGTCCAGTTCTATCATGGACACAGAGAGTTAAAATTGCTTATGGAGCCGCAAAAGGCCTCGAATATTTGCACGAAAAGGCACATCCTCATATAATCCACCGTGATATTAAGTCCAGCAATTTGCTTCTTTTTGATGATGATGTTGCTAAGATTGCTGATTTTGATTTGTCAAATCAAGCCCCCGACGCGACCGCTCGCCTCCATTCTACAAGGGTTCTTGGAACTTTCGGTTATCATGCTCCAGA ATATGCAATGACAGGAACACTTAGTTCTAAGAGCGATGTTTACAGCTTCGGTGTCATCCTTCTAGAGCTCTTAACTGGTCGCAAACCGGTAGATCATACGTTGCCACGTGGACAGCAGAGTCTAGTGACATGG GCAACCCCAAAACTAAGTGAAGACAAGGTGAAGCAGTGTGTTGATGGTAGACTAAATGGAGAATACCCTCCCAAAGCACTTGCAAAG CTGGCTGCTGTGGCTGCATTGTGTGTTCAATATGAAGCTGATTTTCGACCTAATATGAGCATTGTAGTGAAAGCTCTTCAGCCTCTTTTGAATCCAACTCGTCCAGCAACAACATCCCGTGCCTACGGTGAAAGGTGA
- the LOC108475921 gene encoding pto-interacting protein 1 isoform X1 gives MSALPGKRIQSILNYVQVANSDQTLQTHSLYVFADFQGKRNMSCFSCCEEDDIHKASGNGSFMANTPASSHVGNTGGYGYKAREAVTRDPRPVTIQPIAIPAITVDELKEMTDNFSMKSLIGEGSYGRVYYGILKSGKAAAIKKLDSSKQPEQEFLAQVSMVSRLKDENVVQLLGYCVDGSLRFLAYEYASNGSLHDRLHGKKGVKGAQPGPVLSWTQRVKIAYGAAKGLEYLHEKAHPHIIHRDIKSSNLLLFDDDVAKIADFDLSNQAPDATARLHSTRVLGTFGYHAPEYAMTGTLSSKSDVYSFGVILLELLTGRKPVDHTLPRGQQSLVTWATPKLSEDKVKQCVDGRLNGEYPPKALAKLAAVAALCVQYEADFRPNMSIVVKALQPLLNPTRPATTSRAYGER, from the exons ATGTCTGCCCTGCCTGGTAAACGAATCCAGTCTATTCTAAACTATGTTCAAGTCGCAAATTCAGACCAAACTCTGCAAACACACAGCCTTTACGTCTTCGCTGACTTTCAAG GAAAAAGAAACATGAGTTGCTTTAGCTGTTGTGAAGAAGATGACATCCATAAAGCTTCTGGAAATGGGTCGTTCATGGCGAATACCCCCGCAA GTTCTCATGTAGGCAATACCGGAGGATATGGATATAAAGCAAGGGAAGCTGTAACAAGGGACCCACGGCCTGTTACTATTCAACCTATTGCCATCCCTGCAATAACGGTGGATGAGCTAAAGGAAATGACTGATAATTTCAGTATGAAATCCTTAATTGGTGAGGGCTCTTATGGAAGAGTATATTATGGCATTCTAAAGAGTGGGAAGGCTGCAGCCATCAAAAAGTTGGACTCGAGTAAGCAACCGGAACAAGAATTCTTAGCGCAG GTCTCCATGGTTTCGAGATTAAAAGACGAAAATGTTGTTCAGCTTCTTGGTTATTGTGTTGATGGATCCCTCCGTTTCCTGGCGTATGAGTATGCCTCTAATGGATCACTCCATGATAGACTTCATG GGAAGAAAGGTGTGAAAGGAGCTCAGCCAGGTCCAGTTCTATCATGGACACAGAGAGTTAAAATTGCTTATGGAGCCGCAAAAGGCCTCGAATATTTGCACGAAAAGGCACATCCTCATATAATCCACCGTGATATTAAGTCCAGCAATTTGCTTCTTTTTGATGATGATGTTGCTAAGATTGCTGATTTTGATTTGTCAAATCAAGCCCCCGACGCGACCGCTCGCCTCCATTCTACAAGGGTTCTTGGAACTTTCGGTTATCATGCTCCAGA ATATGCAATGACAGGAACACTTAGTTCTAAGAGCGATGTTTACAGCTTCGGTGTCATCCTTCTAGAGCTCTTAACTGGTCGCAAACCGGTAGATCATACGTTGCCACGTGGACAGCAGAGTCTAGTGACATGG GCAACCCCAAAACTAAGTGAAGACAAGGTGAAGCAGTGTGTTGATGGTAGACTAAATGGAGAATACCCTCCCAAAGCACTTGCAAAG CTGGCTGCTGTGGCTGCATTGTGTGTTCAATATGAAGCTGATTTTCGACCTAATATGAGCATTGTAGTGAAAGCTCTTCAGCCTCTTTTGAATCCAACTCGTCCAGCAACAACATCCCGTGCCTACGGTGAAAGGTGA
- the LOC108475921 gene encoding pto-interacting protein 1 isoform X4, producing the protein MSALPGKRIQSILNYVQVANSDQTLQTHSLYVFADFQGNTGGYGYKAREAVTRDPRPVTIQPIAIPAITVDELKEMTDNFSMKSLIGEGSYGRVYYGILKSGKAAAIKKLDSSKQPEQEFLAQVSMVSRLKDENVVQLLGYCVDGSLRFLAYEYASNGSLHDRLHGKKGVKGAQPGPVLSWTQRVKIAYGAAKGLEYLHEKAHPHIIHRDIKSSNLLLFDDDVAKIADFDLSNQAPDATARLHSTRVLGTFGYHAPEYAMTGTLSSKSDVYSFGVILLELLTGRKPVDHTLPRGQQSLVTWATPKLSEDKVKQCVDGRLNGEYPPKALAKLAAVAALCVQYEADFRPNMSIVVKALQPLLNPTRPATTSRAYGER; encoded by the exons ATGTCTGCCCTGCCTGGTAAACGAATCCAGTCTATTCTAAACTATGTTCAAGTCGCAAATTCAGACCAAACTCTGCAAACACACAGCCTTTACGTCTTCGCTGACTTTCAAG GCAATACCGGAGGATATGGATATAAAGCAAGGGAAGCTGTAACAAGGGACCCACGGCCTGTTACTATTCAACCTATTGCCATCCCTGCAATAACGGTGGATGAGCTAAAGGAAATGACTGATAATTTCAGTATGAAATCCTTAATTGGTGAGGGCTCTTATGGAAGAGTATATTATGGCATTCTAAAGAGTGGGAAGGCTGCAGCCATCAAAAAGTTGGACTCGAGTAAGCAACCGGAACAAGAATTCTTAGCGCAG GTCTCCATGGTTTCGAGATTAAAAGACGAAAATGTTGTTCAGCTTCTTGGTTATTGTGTTGATGGATCCCTCCGTTTCCTGGCGTATGAGTATGCCTCTAATGGATCACTCCATGATAGACTTCATG GGAAGAAAGGTGTGAAAGGAGCTCAGCCAGGTCCAGTTCTATCATGGACACAGAGAGTTAAAATTGCTTATGGAGCCGCAAAAGGCCTCGAATATTTGCACGAAAAGGCACATCCTCATATAATCCACCGTGATATTAAGTCCAGCAATTTGCTTCTTTTTGATGATGATGTTGCTAAGATTGCTGATTTTGATTTGTCAAATCAAGCCCCCGACGCGACCGCTCGCCTCCATTCTACAAGGGTTCTTGGAACTTTCGGTTATCATGCTCCAGA ATATGCAATGACAGGAACACTTAGTTCTAAGAGCGATGTTTACAGCTTCGGTGTCATCCTTCTAGAGCTCTTAACTGGTCGCAAACCGGTAGATCATACGTTGCCACGTGGACAGCAGAGTCTAGTGACATGG GCAACCCCAAAACTAAGTGAAGACAAGGTGAAGCAGTGTGTTGATGGTAGACTAAATGGAGAATACCCTCCCAAAGCACTTGCAAAG CTGGCTGCTGTGGCTGCATTGTGTGTTCAATATGAAGCTGATTTTCGACCTAATATGAGCATTGTAGTGAAAGCTCTTCAGCCTCTTTTGAATCCAACTCGTCCAGCAACAACATCCCGTGCCTACGGTGAAAGGTGA
- the LOC108475921 gene encoding pto-interacting protein 1 isoform X6 — protein sequence MSCFSCCEEDDIHKASGNGSFMANTPASNTGGYGYKAREAVTRDPRPVTIQPIAIPAITVDELKEMTDNFSMKSLIGEGSYGRVYYGILKSGKAAAIKKLDSSKQPEQEFLAQVSMVSRLKDENVVQLLGYCVDGSLRFLAYEYASNGSLHDRLHGKKGVKGAQPGPVLSWTQRVKIAYGAAKGLEYLHEKAHPHIIHRDIKSSNLLLFDDDVAKIADFDLSNQAPDATARLHSTRVLGTFGYHAPEYAMTGTLSSKSDVYSFGVILLELLTGRKPVDHTLPRGQQSLVTWATPKLSEDKVKQCVDGRLNGEYPPKALAKLAAVAALCVQYEADFRPNMSIVVKALQPLLNPTRPATTSRAYGER from the exons ATGAGTTGCTTTAGCTGTTGTGAAGAAGATGACATCCATAAAGCTTCTGGAAATGGGTCGTTCATGGCGAATACCCCCGCAA GCAATACCGGAGGATATGGATATAAAGCAAGGGAAGCTGTAACAAGGGACCCACGGCCTGTTACTATTCAACCTATTGCCATCCCTGCAATAACGGTGGATGAGCTAAAGGAAATGACTGATAATTTCAGTATGAAATCCTTAATTGGTGAGGGCTCTTATGGAAGAGTATATTATGGCATTCTAAAGAGTGGGAAGGCTGCAGCCATCAAAAAGTTGGACTCGAGTAAGCAACCGGAACAAGAATTCTTAGCGCAG GTCTCCATGGTTTCGAGATTAAAAGACGAAAATGTTGTTCAGCTTCTTGGTTATTGTGTTGATGGATCCCTCCGTTTCCTGGCGTATGAGTATGCCTCTAATGGATCACTCCATGATAGACTTCATG GGAAGAAAGGTGTGAAAGGAGCTCAGCCAGGTCCAGTTCTATCATGGACACAGAGAGTTAAAATTGCTTATGGAGCCGCAAAAGGCCTCGAATATTTGCACGAAAAGGCACATCCTCATATAATCCACCGTGATATTAAGTCCAGCAATTTGCTTCTTTTTGATGATGATGTTGCTAAGATTGCTGATTTTGATTTGTCAAATCAAGCCCCCGACGCGACCGCTCGCCTCCATTCTACAAGGGTTCTTGGAACTTTCGGTTATCATGCTCCAGA ATATGCAATGACAGGAACACTTAGTTCTAAGAGCGATGTTTACAGCTTCGGTGTCATCCTTCTAGAGCTCTTAACTGGTCGCAAACCGGTAGATCATACGTTGCCACGTGGACAGCAGAGTCTAGTGACATGG GCAACCCCAAAACTAAGTGAAGACAAGGTGAAGCAGTGTGTTGATGGTAGACTAAATGGAGAATACCCTCCCAAAGCACTTGCAAAG CTGGCTGCTGTGGCTGCATTGTGTGTTCAATATGAAGCTGATTTTCGACCTAATATGAGCATTGTAGTGAAAGCTCTTCAGCCTCTTTTGAATCCAACTCGTCCAGCAACAACATCCCGTGCCTACGGTGAAAGGTGA
- the LOC108475921 gene encoding pto-interacting protein 1 isoform X3 yields the protein MSALPGKRIQSILNYVQVANSDQTLQTHSLYVFADFQGSHVGNTGGYGYKAREAVTRDPRPVTIQPIAIPAITVDELKEMTDNFSMKSLIGEGSYGRVYYGILKSGKAAAIKKLDSSKQPEQEFLAQVSMVSRLKDENVVQLLGYCVDGSLRFLAYEYASNGSLHDRLHGKKGVKGAQPGPVLSWTQRVKIAYGAAKGLEYLHEKAHPHIIHRDIKSSNLLLFDDDVAKIADFDLSNQAPDATARLHSTRVLGTFGYHAPEYAMTGTLSSKSDVYSFGVILLELLTGRKPVDHTLPRGQQSLVTWATPKLSEDKVKQCVDGRLNGEYPPKALAKLAAVAALCVQYEADFRPNMSIVVKALQPLLNPTRPATTSRAYGER from the exons ATGTCTGCCCTGCCTGGTAAACGAATCCAGTCTATTCTAAACTATGTTCAAGTCGCAAATTCAGACCAAACTCTGCAAACACACAGCCTTTACGTCTTCGCTGACTTTCAAG GTTCTCATGTAGGCAATACCGGAGGATATGGATATAAAGCAAGGGAAGCTGTAACAAGGGACCCACGGCCTGTTACTATTCAACCTATTGCCATCCCTGCAATAACGGTGGATGAGCTAAAGGAAATGACTGATAATTTCAGTATGAAATCCTTAATTGGTGAGGGCTCTTATGGAAGAGTATATTATGGCATTCTAAAGAGTGGGAAGGCTGCAGCCATCAAAAAGTTGGACTCGAGTAAGCAACCGGAACAAGAATTCTTAGCGCAG GTCTCCATGGTTTCGAGATTAAAAGACGAAAATGTTGTTCAGCTTCTTGGTTATTGTGTTGATGGATCCCTCCGTTTCCTGGCGTATGAGTATGCCTCTAATGGATCACTCCATGATAGACTTCATG GGAAGAAAGGTGTGAAAGGAGCTCAGCCAGGTCCAGTTCTATCATGGACACAGAGAGTTAAAATTGCTTATGGAGCCGCAAAAGGCCTCGAATATTTGCACGAAAAGGCACATCCTCATATAATCCACCGTGATATTAAGTCCAGCAATTTGCTTCTTTTTGATGATGATGTTGCTAAGATTGCTGATTTTGATTTGTCAAATCAAGCCCCCGACGCGACCGCTCGCCTCCATTCTACAAGGGTTCTTGGAACTTTCGGTTATCATGCTCCAGA ATATGCAATGACAGGAACACTTAGTTCTAAGAGCGATGTTTACAGCTTCGGTGTCATCCTTCTAGAGCTCTTAACTGGTCGCAAACCGGTAGATCATACGTTGCCACGTGGACAGCAGAGTCTAGTGACATGG GCAACCCCAAAACTAAGTGAAGACAAGGTGAAGCAGTGTGTTGATGGTAGACTAAATGGAGAATACCCTCCCAAAGCACTTGCAAAG CTGGCTGCTGTGGCTGCATTGTGTGTTCAATATGAAGCTGATTTTCGACCTAATATGAGCATTGTAGTGAAAGCTCTTCAGCCTCTTTTGAATCCAACTCGTCCAGCAACAACATCCCGTGCCTACGGTGAAAGGTGA
- the LOC108475921 gene encoding pto-interacting protein 1 isoform X5, translating to MSCFSCCEEDDIHKASGNGSFMANTPASSHVGNTGGYGYKAREAVTRDPRPVTIQPIAIPAITVDELKEMTDNFSMKSLIGEGSYGRVYYGILKSGKAAAIKKLDSSKQPEQEFLAQVSMVSRLKDENVVQLLGYCVDGSLRFLAYEYASNGSLHDRLHGKKGVKGAQPGPVLSWTQRVKIAYGAAKGLEYLHEKAHPHIIHRDIKSSNLLLFDDDVAKIADFDLSNQAPDATARLHSTRVLGTFGYHAPEYAMTGTLSSKSDVYSFGVILLELLTGRKPVDHTLPRGQQSLVTWATPKLSEDKVKQCVDGRLNGEYPPKALAKLAAVAALCVQYEADFRPNMSIVVKALQPLLNPTRPATTSRAYGER from the exons ATGAGTTGCTTTAGCTGTTGTGAAGAAGATGACATCCATAAAGCTTCTGGAAATGGGTCGTTCATGGCGAATACCCCCGCAA GTTCTCATGTAGGCAATACCGGAGGATATGGATATAAAGCAAGGGAAGCTGTAACAAGGGACCCACGGCCTGTTACTATTCAACCTATTGCCATCCCTGCAATAACGGTGGATGAGCTAAAGGAAATGACTGATAATTTCAGTATGAAATCCTTAATTGGTGAGGGCTCTTATGGAAGAGTATATTATGGCATTCTAAAGAGTGGGAAGGCTGCAGCCATCAAAAAGTTGGACTCGAGTAAGCAACCGGAACAAGAATTCTTAGCGCAG GTCTCCATGGTTTCGAGATTAAAAGACGAAAATGTTGTTCAGCTTCTTGGTTATTGTGTTGATGGATCCCTCCGTTTCCTGGCGTATGAGTATGCCTCTAATGGATCACTCCATGATAGACTTCATG GGAAGAAAGGTGTGAAAGGAGCTCAGCCAGGTCCAGTTCTATCATGGACACAGAGAGTTAAAATTGCTTATGGAGCCGCAAAAGGCCTCGAATATTTGCACGAAAAGGCACATCCTCATATAATCCACCGTGATATTAAGTCCAGCAATTTGCTTCTTTTTGATGATGATGTTGCTAAGATTGCTGATTTTGATTTGTCAAATCAAGCCCCCGACGCGACCGCTCGCCTCCATTCTACAAGGGTTCTTGGAACTTTCGGTTATCATGCTCCAGA ATATGCAATGACAGGAACACTTAGTTCTAAGAGCGATGTTTACAGCTTCGGTGTCATCCTTCTAGAGCTCTTAACTGGTCGCAAACCGGTAGATCATACGTTGCCACGTGGACAGCAGAGTCTAGTGACATGG GCAACCCCAAAACTAAGTGAAGACAAGGTGAAGCAGTGTGTTGATGGTAGACTAAATGGAGAATACCCTCCCAAAGCACTTGCAAAG CTGGCTGCTGTGGCTGCATTGTGTGTTCAATATGAAGCTGATTTTCGACCTAATATGAGCATTGTAGTGAAAGCTCTTCAGCCTCTTTTGAATCCAACTCGTCCAGCAACAACATCCCGTGCCTACGGTGAAAGGTGA